A window of Sphaeramia orbicularis chromosome 8, fSphaOr1.1, whole genome shotgun sequence genomic DNA:
TGTGAAGATTCTGAGAAGGGACCAAATCCAACAAAGGGAAAGATACTTCTATCGTGGTGGAAAGATAGAGTGGATGAACTTCTGGCTAGCTGACAAACACAAGTGTGGGGAAATTATAAAGAGGGATGCTTATGAAGAAGTAAACACAATCCTAACAGAGATTGTACATCGTAGCAAAGCTGTACATACAATTGAGAGTGTGAACATATATCATCATCCTGGCAGTGGTGGAAGTACAGTGGCACGGCAGATCATCTGGACCTGGAGGATGAAAGTACGATGTGCAGTTGTTAATCAAGATAAAGTCATTTCAACTGTGTGTGAACATGCTACAAGATTAAGAGATCATGATGAGAGAGACAAAAACAACTGTTTGCCTGTGCTTTTGCTCTTGGAGGACCAAAGTTCAGAGTACGTGCACGATCTCAGACAGGAGCTCATAAAGAACCTTGCAACCAAAAAAATAAGTCCTTCTGTGTTGTGCTTTATCCTGCTTATTTGCAACAGGTCAGGTGATCCAGAAAGAATGTGCAGAGCATCACCATCCCAAACAGTCGCAATCACACACAGGTTGTCAAGTACAGAAAGGTCTTTGTTTTCAAAAAAGGCTGAGCAATTTAGGTCCCAGTTTCAGGAAGACATCATTCTACCACTTGAGTGGATTCAGTCAAAATACATTGAGGATTTTGTTAAAAACCTTCTGGAAAAAATGGAGCATTCATCACCTATAACACGCCTCATCAGATTTGTGGCTCTCCTGAACTGCTATGTTGACAACTCATTCATTTCTGTGTCACACTGTGAAGCATATCTTGGCATAGCCAACCATGGAAAAAACTATCTCAGTGATGAGGCCAGGCATATTTTCATCCACTTCAGGGATGATTCAACGCACATATCATCTGTACGGATCATTCATCCACTGGTGGCAAAGGAAATTCTGAGgcagatgtgtgtaaatgtgccTCAGAGTGTTATTGCCATGGATCTCATTACAGATAAAGTACTTGTCAATCACAGGTTTGGCAGAGACGTGTTTCAGCAGTTCATTAGGGCTCTCTTCATTAGACACAACAAAAAGAGCAGAGGAGACCCTGAAGACACAGCTTTTTCACCTCTTATTGAGCATGTCACCACTGAAGAAGATGGTATACAGAAAGCTGTTGATCTCATGAGAGCTGCTTACTCTGCTTTGGGGAAAGATGGATATGTGGCACAACAGCTTGCCCAGTTCCTTTGCACAAACCTGAGACTTAAAGAGGCTGCTGAATGGGCAGAGAAAGCAAAATGTCTTCTTCCTTGTCATACTTCTGTCCTTGACACTCTGGGCCAAGTGTACAAGAGGTGGTTTTACCACTTGCATGACACACTTGAGGAAAAACAACCTTCAACTGAAACAGGAATTGAAATCATAAGCACTGCACTCAAAGGAATGTCTGCCTTTCAGGCATCTGAAAAGACATTGACAGAGATCGTCAGTATAAACAGTTCATACCATGCAGTAGATGTCGGTTGTAGACTGTTAAAATTCTTATCTGGATTAGATATCTTCTCAAGTAGCACTGGAAAATCTGAGTTGGTGAAGTACTTGTTAACAGAGTACATACCAGAAGACGTTAAAAAACCTTGGCAGGAATTCCATTGGCAGTTGAAACAATTACAGAAGAGGTTGCATCATGCATTTGAGTTTATTTCTGAAGATCTCTGCTACTTTCAAACTGATATTCATGTAAAGGAAGCAGAGGTTGATGCAAGAGATCCAGAACAAGTACCGAGTCCCAGAGAATGGCTGACGAGGAAGGGTACAGTgtacactgaatttttttgcacaagACAAGTTGACACCATCCCAGAAAGTAACAGCACTGACATGGCCTGTCCAACTGAACCACTTTCTCCATTCCAAAGACAGATGAAGAGATACCAGCTGGGTGGAGGAAACGTCACATCAATCCTGTCTTTAATTCATGACACAGAACCAGAGAGCGCAAGAGACAAACTTGAGACAATCATCAGCATGCATCCAAAAACCCAAACATGGAATGAACTTGATGAAACAGAACTTGTAAACTTCATCTTTTGCCAAATTGCTCTTAACTGTACTCAGCTTAAGTCCTCAAAGCTTCTCTCCCTTCTAAAACTTCAAGATCTGAGTAAGAGATTTACTACACAAGGCAGAAACATGTCATCAGCAAGTGCCCTCTTCCTTGTCTCTCTTCTGTTTTGGCCTGAGACAAGTGATGAACTGAGTCCTTCCTGCAGCCAGATCCTCTCATCAGCCACTGATGCACTTAAAAGACTCAGTgagaaaaaatgccaaaatgcaTCACAAAGGAAAAGCAGAATTGTTTTCCACTTCTTTCTAGGAAAGGGAAAGGGTCTCGACAAGATAGTCCACAAAAGTGTTTTTGGGAAGCAGATTAAGGACACCCTGAGTGACAGAAAACTGAAATGGCTTAAAGGGGAGGTTTGGAAAACAAGCGAGGTCGTCCAGTTACTGAAACGCGTTGATGGACGGTCAGAAAAAGGACAACTATTCATCCAAGGTGGAACCAGAGACAGCAGGATTAGGATATTTCCTCAAATTTCTAACACTCTACCACATGGAAATGAAAATGTAACTTTCTATGTGGGCTTTTCATTTGGTGGAGTGTTTGCTTTTGACATCCAAGTAAAGAAGTAACTTCCAGTGGCAACTCTTAACATCTGCAAATACAAGTAGAGCTTTAATTGTTCCTTAAGGACTTTGTTTACATGTTAAATATTTAAGTTCCATGTCTACCTTCTGACTGGTTCATTTCATTTACAATGTTCCAAAAAGTGAAAGAGTGTAGTGCATTAGTTTTTATGTAATTCTGCTGACAAACCAACTAGCAAATGGATACAGATGAAAACACAACAGAAGTAATGCATCTTTGAATTTATATTATTTGAACTCTATTTAATGATCTGACAAATATAGAATGGCCAAAGGTCAAAATGTCCCTGATGTATGTAAAATAAAAAGCATTACGATGCAATTACTAATTCGACATTTAGCTGTTGACCATACTTTATGCTCAAGGGAATCATAGTagtttaataaaaatatataaaagtgtATATGTAGAAGTGCATGTGTGGGTTcatatatgaatgtatgtatgtacatagtgttaaatattgttagcctcatagcataattgtcaggtcatagccaatgatgcaaaatgaagcagcagtgttgtGAGAGTTAAGTTATGTACAtctcacaatttggccaaaattaTGACTTTTCTATTATTACGCTATGAGGCAAAtgccactgtgacctgtaagttgcaatgcacatgtgtaaatgaggcataatattgatcttCAGAAATGTCAGGTTAAATCATGGTTGCTGTATCACATATTTTAGCATGATTGCACTTGAATAATGTTAAcacttttctttttaatgtttgtCTTTAGTGTTTTTTATATGAGCCTGTCAAAGAAGAGTTTCTGTAACTCATAACCAAGTTTATCTATTGTTTTGTGACATGATAGCTTGTAAttataaacatgttcataatgtaattttactgttttgtattaaaatattgagaaaaatttggagtttatcATTTATAAGTTACTCATTACCAAATGCAGAATGAAAGTCACAGTAACAGATCCATGTAGATGCTTTATGTCAGTTCATACACAGCTATGTTTTATTCCAACCAAAGGATAAATATTAGTTTCTGCTGACTGAAAGATCAGCCGAGTGGAATACTACatttaaaaatgggaaaatgatGGGAAACATGAGACATTTCAAGGTTTATGAACAGGTTTTATTCAGATAAAAACAGCAAATACACAGAAACTGGTAAAATAATCCAACCAATCCCTAACGAGTCTTTTGAGTAAAATATTCAAGACTGACCTGCGATGTTTTTATGTAATCTGACATAACATCCCACCACTTAAATCCTCCAACACATCCAAGACACCCCAATACAATTAAACTCTTAAAAAGAAAATGTCATTAAGTAGAGTTGGAAGCTATTGctgtttcttttttgtaacttccATAACATTTTAATGTCAATTTGACATTTTACACAATGAAGTCATTATGCATTCTTCAAGATGAGCTGGAAAAATATTTGACCAAGGTGTAAGTGAACCCATACTTACCGAAGACGACTGTATTTACTCATGCAGAACTTGGTTGCTGACTTTCACATAAGTTATTAATTACAATCACTATGTTAAGGTGCTGATGGcattaattaaaaccaaaatattcAAGCCCAAAATGTATGAGGACATTTTGGCCCCGAAAACAAATATTGTTGTGGGTTtattaatttcttttcaaaaataCCCCCATGTTAGAAATAAAGATGTCACTATTTGTGGACACAAAATAAAGTTGAAGGAAATCATAGCAGTGGTACTTACAGTTTTAACTAACCTGTGACTGGTAGATTCTCCTTCATGTAAGTAGTTAAATGCAAATGCTCAAGTGAGGAAAGCTGAATGAAACAAACAGGATTAAGTGGAAAAACCATTTTGTAATCTCAAATACCTCTTACCAGCAAAAAGTGAACGTATACATATATAGCTGACAGACTGCTGATGGTATTTATGTGGGCATCAAACAGCTGATTTGACTTTTGACCAAACCATTAATATCTGAACAATGAATCACTGTGGACTGGTTAATAACCAAAGCTTCAATGGGAGTAAAGTTTAATTAACAGCTCTAATACTTAAGTATAGAgctattacatcaaaacagagcttCCTGAAGTTCTCACCggtcaatggaaaaacaagtTGAATGGCATAGAAGAGCAGAATATCATTTACATGAGCCAACATGCCTGAAGAAAATGGTTCCTAaatgcaacaacacaaacaagGGCCTTCACCAAACTTGCTGCAAGTTTGGGGACTTTGAGATCCAACAGCGTTGAAGCTGTGAGGGCCCCTGGTAATGAATGAGAAGACAAAAAATGGTGAGACTTGCCTCAGGCTGAAACAGGGCTACACTGAGACAGGGCCTCAGCCAGTCCCCCATGGCATTGCTACAGGGAGAAGAGAAATTTGGGTTTTAGCACTATGGCCACTAGCAACCCGGATATGCAGCTGTACAATGCACTCAGTGTGTCAAAGTCCAGTCTACCAGTGCCATGtacagagcatcagtatgataaCACAATACACCTCTTATACAGTAGTAAAAAGAAAACATTACCTTAAACATATCCAACATTTATCTGTCTTTTTAACTCAACAAACATTTTAAAGTAGACGTTCACATTTCAGCTCACATCTGTTTTAATTGTTCATTTTGAAGACACACAAAAGTACAAACCTGCTGTGACGTCTTTTTCCCCATTCACGTCCCGCAAAGAAGAGTCTtaaatttttgccaaattttatTACAGTACAGTGTTACAGCAGTACATATCATTTCATGTAATAATCACTTTACTCCATCTATTTACCTTTAAGGGGGTACCTTCCTATTTAGATGAATAAAGTATGACTATGAAACACAATGAACATATAAACAGTTAGTTGAAGCCCTCACCAAACAAAGTTGGGGACACAAAGTCCAACAGCACCTGCGTGCTGTGAAGGCCTCACTGTTTAGCTGAGAACAGAAATGTATTTACATAAAACTTGCCTTGGTACAGGGTGGGTACTGCCCATGTAACTCCAGCGCCTTCACAACACTACGAACCATATCTACTACACTTCTATACACCTAAATGAAACATGAGAAGGAAAAAAGCCACAGAACAGAGATGGTTGGAAACAACAGTTCATAGTCTTGGTTAGGTACAGTGTAAATATTTCCCATGCGCTCTGTGATGTATttatagctctttttttttttgctgtttattcAGTGTCTCTTCCTCATAGCTGTAGTAGAATAAACAGTACGTCGTGGTACTAAAATACCAACACTGGTTTGTCTACTAGAAGCTGAGGACATTAGAAAAGGGTTGAGTGTCCAAACCTATAGAAGAGAGGAGAGCAGGCTTCAGTAGCGGCCTCCAGGAGACATGACTGGGGGTCTCATACCCATGGATGGTCGTGGGGGGGCTCCTTGGTACCCCGGGGGAACCACAGGAGGGGCCTGTCCAAATGAGGGCAGACCTCCTGGCATGTAGCCTGGCATCCCATGGGGTGGGCCGCCATACTGGCCTGCAGGAACACAGGTTTATTGGCTTTTAAAACAACAATCCACAGCAAGAACCGTACTGGTTTTACtgtaggaaaatgtttacatgctgATACTTGAGTGATAAACTGGGATAGTGGGATCGGACATTTAGGTCTCAGAAATATAACAACCATCACTTTCTGAATCACAGCTTATCTGCAGCAAAGCTCTTTAATTACTCAGCTTGTACAGTCATGTGTTCAAGATGCCCTGCTGCTGGAAATAAAACGAAGGATGATTATGGGATGCCAACACCTTGTTTCTATGATGTACGAAAAGATTCAATCTTTGTATCTTTCCTTGTTCTTTTGTCAACTAGCACTtgtttgcaacattttttttttattaatcatcATTAATGAGAGTGTATATCAGAAATGATTTCCTACAATGTGGATAAGTAACTCAATGGCCTTGGTGGGCTTTATCAAATTGCACTTTACCATTTAAGTTTGGGGGGGTTATTCTTATTTCcgcaaatacagaaaaataactTCAATGCTGACAGTTTTGATGACTTGATTTGTACAGAAATGTATATTTGACAGGAGAGAACTAAAAGCACACTATTGTATTTGAATTTTGCTTCATTTGTGTTTGCCTACAATTAtgtgattttacatttacatatcCATTATTCTGCTTTTCAATCTTAAAGATCAAAAaaagattaaagaaaaaaatccaggGACAGAACCATGCCTATACAAATGCTGTTAGCATAGTTTCCTTGTAGTAGTGAATTGGTCTTCTTACTTTTGTTCATTGTGGGTCTTTCATGCCTGAGGATGGCGTTGTGTGCACTTTAAAATCATTTTCTCTTATTTAAAAACATCAAAAATAGTAGTTTCCATAAAGACTTGTGTTTAAAGAACTGCAGAAGGAGGCCAAAATCAGGCTGATGCTGCATTCATGTCATTTCCTTTGTAGAAGCAGCTGAGTGAAAAAACCCTGTGCAACTTGTAATTTCAAGTGGGAGCTACTGGGTATTTATCTCAAAACAGACTGCATATCTGTATCTATCGTTATCTACCACAGTCTTATTATCAAACTGTGAGACTTAAAGATGAGCACAATTTAAAAGTTCGGTTAAAGAACAGTGATGAGTTTGACCTGAACCGACCGTCAACATTTACTCTAATTAACATATTTGATCACATGGTGTATACCAGGTATGGGATGCCTCATGCCAGGTTGCTGAGTTCCCATCATGCCTCCCAGGGATCCCACTGATGAGCCAGAAGCAGAGGCCTGGCCTTGGTGAGCTATACTGCACTGATATCTGGGCAACTGAGCTCGCAATTCCTCCTACAGGACAGAGAAAACAAAAAGCAGAGGTGGACATGAATTTATGAAGCTCAACTACAATAAAAAAATCAAGGAAAAGTCATTTGTTTTAATGCTGCTGTCAGAAAATTTAATTATTACTTTGTTTAACAGACTGGTTTTCATCAAAAAAGTGTTACtacttactgtaaaaaagaaaagtaaatagaGAGACAGTTCAAGCTGGACTACTTACCAGTGAGATATCCTCATCAGGGTGGATCAACTTACTGGTTGCACTGGATGTGGTAAGGGTGGCAGGCTTACTGGTCACGGTAGAGGGAGGTTTGGAGACTGTGCTGCTGCCACCGTTGGGGCTGGACACAGCTGCACTGGCCTGAGTGTAAGCTGGGAACGTGGGCTTTGAGGGGTCAGATGAGGTAGAGGGGGGAGGGTGGGAGGACCCTAACACTGTCTGCTGACTCTGAAGGGGGAGGGAGAGGAAAACACATTAGAGAGACTCAGCTGTAAGACATTTGAGTTTCACACAGTACATTTTAGTCATTCCTTAAGATTACTCCCATGATTCAGTGCTGTCAGACGTTTTATAGACGTTAATGCCCGTAACCACATACCCCTCTtcattttaatttcagttaaattcaagacaaaaactgcagaaaattaCTTTTTAGATGCCACAAGAATGAACTGTGCCATGCCAATCTGTACTCCCACTGCACTGGTTTTGTTGGCTAAACAATTTTATATTAATTAAGAGAGCAAAGGATGAAAGCAAAATGCAGTCGTATATGGTTAATGAAAGAGATGAACACAGCAGACTGCTCAGGTTGGATGGAATGTTTTGATGGAACGTCCAAGTTGCATTTAGATCCACATTACAACGATTTTGTGTTTAACGTCTGGCAATCATATCAATCACAAAAGATGGCATGTCTATTAAACAAGTGGTGTTATTAGTCACTATTTCACCTTACTATTGTTCTTACACACATAGTAGAGTAACCTTTAAAGTATGACTAAATGAATCCTAATTTCTTAAACCTCCAACATAACAAATCGAACAGAGCATGCTGCTTATCCTACAGCGCttaagacaaaaagaaagaaacctGCATGTTTTACTTTTTGATTTTGCTGAAGTGATGAAGGCagtttttttagcatttttctaATGCTGCAGatttaaatgaaaacaaaagcaaAGAAAAGTATATAGCTCGAAATTACAAACCATTTGATGTGGTTTCTAAATCCTTTGGCAAATAAAATCAAATGAATTTGGGCAATATGCTCAAATACACCACAAGCAAACTACATACACTTGTGTGCATGCCAATTGAAATACTGTAGGTTATCAGACTGGTGCAGACAGACAGCTGCGTACTTGTGTAGTGATAGGAAACAGAGCGTTAGGGGAGTTGGACTGAGAGTCTGCACTTGACGAGCCTGCACTTGTACTTGCAACCCGACTGCCCATCTGTAGCACAGGAAAAGAGTAAAGATAGCAAACGTAAATAAAATAATCCTTCAGTTCAAAGAATTTCTGTTTGACGGCACAGGGAGCAGCCTTTATTCAAGAGGAGACGGAGGCTTCGTTTGGCCCTTTCAGAATGCACGAGGAGAAGACTCTGCAGAGGGAGGTTGATGTTACCTGTCCAGCACTGGGGAAAAGAGGCTTTGTGACATCAGGCTGGGTTGAAGGGGCAGTGGCAGCAGAAACAGCAGGTCTAGTCAGCACATTTACAGCAGGAGGCACCTGAGCCATGTGTGCCATGCCGGGACGGTGGCCCACTGCAGGGGGCATAcctaaaaacaacacaacaaattcATTATAAAAGTCACAACAACATTCTGGATCAAATCTCAGAAATCTGGAGAAAATAATTCAAACAGAGGTAATGACTTGAAAATAAATGCAAGTGAGAAGTTTCTAGAACCATCTGCTGACAGGGCATTACCTGGTGGCACACCTGGAATCATTGGAGGAATCCCTGCCCCTGGAGGCATCATCCCACCCATTGGTATCATCCTAAATACATCAGGATAAATGCTTGTGTTTAGAATAAAATATATAGTGAATATggtattaataaaaaaacaaacaaacaaaaacaacagtcaaGTATAAGAAGGACAGAAAAGCACTTACCCTGGGGGCATCCCTGGGATTACAGGAGGCATTCCTGGAATCATGGGCGGCACACCTGGCATCATCGGAGGAATTCCTAAaacacaaatgaatttttataaACTTCAATGTGTCACACATAAGTTATTAATTATACACTTTAAACCATCCATTCCCAAGGCCTGGACCATGACCCACAAGTAGCACAGAACATTTTAACAGGGTTGTCTCAAAAAGTAACAATTAAAGTATTTCAAGAAAATTATAACCATCATTAGCTTGGTACATGTTTCTGATACCACTGAATGTGTATATTGTCCTGATTATCACTAACCATAGTATGAAAGGGTATTGTGTTTTCTATGAATTGAAGTTGTGATGCGTCAAACATGTACAATTCGTTAACATAACTAGTTTATCTATTTAACATAACATTAATAGGTGATACAAACATTTATTGTAAATTCAATTGTAAATATAAAATTCCCTCCAATCCACAAATCGTTTGCATTCTGACATATCCTGTCTGCACTTTATCCACCATATCCATATGGTCACGTTTACATCCTCTGTGGACAGTTCTTTATTTTTCCAATGCTGTATTTATATaacatttttcctttttaatttttttttgaggTTTCATTGGTTGTGTAAAAGTGTTGTGTAATCATGCTGCTCATACAAGCCTTTAAAATACCTCCTGGGGACCAATAACATTTTTTGAATTGAAAATTATTGTAAgaatttcacttattttatttttatgaatgaatttgctCTTCTCAAAAATTTACTGCAATGGTCTGGTCTGttacttaaaaaaatatatccccaagaaaaaaaaatgtttggatgTCACTGCCCTAAAATATGCGTTATACTTCAATGGATATCAATATTCCTGTCATTCTCATTTGATACTATAGTAATAGCCTTATCTGCCCCAGGTTAATAGTTAAGTAAAGACATTTTAAAGGAAGTCACACAATCCCACCTGAGTAGCCCCCTGGGGGTAATCCTGGAGCACCAGAACCAGGAGGCATGCCAGGCTGTGTCATAGGGGGGATAAAGCCTGGCTGGGTCTGGCCTGCAGAAGACTGCTGGAAGGAGGGTCCGgcctcatcatcttcatcatactCATCAGAGTCATCCTGATTCTGCTTTTTCTTCTGAGTCTCTGAAAATAGAGACCCAAAGCTGAATTAGTACCTTAATATACCACAACTGTTAAACACATACACTAGATATGAGATCATGCTGATGATGATACCTTGGTTTTTTTGTTCTAACACTCTTCTTCTCTCTTCCATATCTTTCTCTGGAATACCCTCCATGCCATATATTTCCAGTTCAATATCAGTTCTTCCAGGTATTGCATTGGGAACTCCATCAATGGTTTCTTTGTGTACCTAAAATGAAAGCACAGTCAAAAACTTAGCTCACTGAAACGCTTGGTAATTGTATTACTTACATTAGTGGTTTGCATTCCTGCTTCCTTACCTGCATGCAGTGGATTGCAAGCCCAGGTCCAGTGTACAACTTTTTATGACAAATGTGGCATTTAAAATGTTTGGCCTTCTGATGTTGAATAAGAATCTTTTCATCATCAAAATCCCTGTTGCAATACCTGTGTTCGTGGTTAAGGAAACAACTTCAGTCCATACAAATGTAACCAACGAATAATAAAATCCATCTTAATCCGAacgttttctatatttatttaaaacacaTACTGCAACATCTATCTTTCTTGCACTTTCTATTGAATTATCCATCTAACACAAATGATATAAAGGTCAGCTAAGTCATATATCAAAACCCTGCAAGAcatttaattgttatttttagaCGCTCCGGTTTATTTACCGTTAGCTTGAAGGAAAATAGGACGTTATCTACCGTAGGAATAATTCAGAGTAAAACATATTATAAAACTAAATACAAGACACGAAAAGGATACCAGCACCAAGGCTTCATttgctttttcttctttcttcccaTGGTTTATTTGTTGTCAGTTTACTGCCAGCTAATCCAGTTCTTTAAAAACAGACAGCAAGCTAGTTAGCTAACAGCCCGACTGAAGCGGAAGAAACTGAAGATGGCGTTAGTGTTTACGTCAATGGGTGTTACGGCCTTAatgcgccccctggtggacatAGTTCTTAGTTCATttgcttaataaaaaaaaataaaaaaatagaaatgtaatTTAACCCGTAGTGACCCCTCAGGCCATTATTACACACAACATATTTATGATTTTTCTTTTATGTCAGTCTTACAGAATATGGTTTATATTTATGCAAGAACGTTTCTTTATTGACATATATTTTTCATGTAATGTCATTTACTCATACAGGTCTATTACACTTCAGACACTTTTTACACCCTCTCCTATaatttcatcatattttttttttctgttataaatGTCTTTAaccacttcagtcctgctcagaactaccaaatgttcaataagtttcaggattttaaccctctGAATACGtgaatattttccatataatacatTGTGGAGGGATGTGGTGTTGGTAGTTTTACACCAGAGACTTGGATATGTGAAAGATTGGcaataacactgatttcattgcattagcagtttttgttcagtgccaaaaaaaatgtctcattgAATTGAAACCACAATTTTTAATCTGAtatttagaaaaaataaataaatactaatgcAGTGAAATCAATCTTGTTGCTACTTTGTGATATATCCAAGTAACGCCCTACCCACCACTACTGATATATTTGTTTTTCGTACATAATATTGACATCGTGGTATCCAAACTGGTATTTAAAGTGTTAAAATCCTGACAATTATTGAGCATTTGCTAGTGTTtagcagagctgaagtggtttaggAGGAACAtgcaggaaaaaaacaggaaagaatATTGACATATAATGATTATATAGCAGGTTTTGTGCATGCACATTTTCAGCTCAACCATAAACGTATTGTTGAATTATCCAGTGTATTTGCCTTTACTTACTGACATTGACATCCACATCTacacataacttttttttttttttttttttgccttggtcCTTTTTGCTGTATTGTCTAgtcagatttatttttatttctgtttctctATTTCCATTacacttcaaatgtcttaatctTTTTGTTTCAGATAGTTACAATGGTTCTGTTTcatcattccaccatgtctcctattatatttctgttttactcttctgtaacattttcccattcttgatatgcaaatttgctttgtgccaacaacaataaaaaacaaaagcaaaaacaaaaaacgactttTTAAAACACATAACATAT
This region includes:
- the LOC115424173 gene encoding BUB3-interacting and GLEBS motif-containing protein ZNF207-like isoform X3, with the protein product MGRKKKKQMKPWCWYCNRDFDDEKILIQHQKAKHFKCHICHKKLYTGPGLAIHCMQVHKETIDGVPNAIPGRTDIELEIYGMEGIPEKDMEERRRVLEQKNQETQKKKQNQDDSDEYDEDDEAGPSFQQSSAGQTQPGFIPPMTQPGMPPGSGAPGLPPGGYSGIPPMMPGVPPMIPGMPPVIPGMPPGMIPMGGMMPPGAGIPPMIPGVPPGMPPAVGHRPGMAHMAQVPPAVNVLTRPAVSAATAPSTQPDVTKPLFPSAGQSQQTVLGSSHPPPSTSSDPSKPTFPAYTQASAAVSSPNGGSSTVSKPPSTVTSKPATLTTSSATSKLIHPDEDISLEELRAQLPRYQCSIAHQGQASASGSSVGSLGGMMGTQQPGMRHPIPGQYGGPPHGMPGYMPGGLPSFGQAPPVVPPGYQGAPPRPSMGMRPPVMSPGGRY
- the LOC115424173 gene encoding BUB3-interacting and GLEBS motif-containing protein ZNF207-like isoform X2; the encoded protein is MGRKKKKQMKPWCWYCNRDFDDEKILIQHQKAKHFKCHICHKKLYTGPGLAIHCMQVHKETIDGVPNAIPGRTDIELEIYGMEGIPEKDMEERRRVLEQKNQETQKKKQNQDDSDEYDEDDEAGPSFQQSSAGQTQPGFIPPMTQPGMPPGSGAPGLPPGGYSGIPPMMPGVPPMIPGMPPVIPGMPPGMIPMGGMMPPGAGIPPMIPGMPPAVGHRPGMAHMAQVPPAVNVLTRPAVSAATAPSTQPDVTKPLFPSAGQMGSRVASTSAGSSSADSQSNSPNALFPITTQSQQTVLGSSHPPPSTSSDPSKPTFPAYTQASAAVSSPNGGSSTVSKPPSTVTSKPATLTTSSATSKLIHPDEDISLEELRAQLPRYQCSIAHQGQASASGSSVGSLGGMMGTQQPGMRHPIPGQYGGPPHGMPGYMPGGLPSFGQAPPVVPPGYQGAPPRPSMGMRPPVMSPGGRY
- the LOC115424173 gene encoding BUB3-interacting and GLEBS motif-containing protein ZNF207-like isoform X1, which translates into the protein MGRKKKKQMKPWCWYCNRDFDDEKILIQHQKAKHFKCHICHKKLYTGPGLAIHCMQVHKETIDGVPNAIPGRTDIELEIYGMEGIPEKDMEERRRVLEQKNQETQKKKQNQDDSDEYDEDDEAGPSFQQSSAGQTQPGFIPPMTQPGMPPGSGAPGLPPGGYSGIPPMMPGVPPMIPGMPPVIPGMPPGMIPMGGMMPPGAGIPPMIPGVPPGMPPAVGHRPGMAHMAQVPPAVNVLTRPAVSAATAPSTQPDVTKPLFPSAGQMGSRVASTSAGSSSADSQSNSPNALFPITTQSQQTVLGSSHPPPSTSSDPSKPTFPAYTQASAAVSSPNGGSSTVSKPPSTVTSKPATLTTSSATSKLIHPDEDISLEELRAQLPRYQCSIAHQGQASASGSSVGSLGGMMGTQQPGMRHPIPGQYGGPPHGMPGYMPGGLPSFGQAPPVVPPGYQGAPPRPSMGMRPPVMSPGGRY
- the LOC115424173 gene encoding BUB3-interacting and GLEBS motif-containing protein ZNF207-like isoform X4, whose protein sequence is MGRKKKKQMKPWCWYCNRDFDDEKILIQHQKAKHFKCHICHKKLYTGPGLAIHCMQVHKETIDGVPNAIPGRTDIELEIYGMEGIPEKDMEERRRVLEQKNQETQKKKQNQDDSDEYDEDDEAGPSFQQSSAGQTQPGFIPPMTQPGMPPGSGAPGLPPGGYSGIPPMMPGVPPMIPGMPPVIPGMPPGMIPMGGMMPPGAGIPPMIPGMPPAVGHRPGMAHMAQVPPAVNVLTRPAVSAATAPSTQPDVTKPLFPSAGQSQQTVLGSSHPPPSTSSDPSKPTFPAYTQASAAVSSPNGGSSTVSKPPSTVTSKPATLTTSSATSKLIHPDEDISLEELRAQLPRYQCSIAHQGQASASGSSVGSLGGMMGTQQPGMRHPIPGQYGGPPHGMPGYMPGGLPSFGQAPPVVPPGYQGAPPRPSMGMRPPVMSPGGRY